The DNA window AAATATGGGTGGGtttcaaatattattttttaaaaaatatattatataagtttataattatatataaaatggtAATATTTAACTAATAAGACATGATTTGATCCCACAATTTATATGTACATCCCAAATATAATTAATACTTTTCAAAAATCTAAATGTTTAAGACCcatgttgtcttttttttttttcttgccatCGTTTAAACTTTAAATGTTTGGTCATATTTTACCGTCTCATTCATATTTTGAACCGTTATAAACTCGTCGTActaaaaaaagtttttttgacgttcccgttttaactaagtATACATCCAATTGACATCTTGATGAATTCATAGCACGAATTCATGAATTTAGGATTTTCTTCTCCAGAGTTAATCTAGACAACCAGCACAAGTTCTTTTACACACTCTCTACAGTAAGTATCTCAACAACCACACAAAGCTTTCATATGCTTGTTCTTCTCAATGTCCTTGGCTTTGCCATTGACGCACATGCCATAAAGGATTCATTTTCAAAACATCTGTATCAAAGCTTCAGAGTCTTAAGTCTTAACAAActcgacaaaaaaaaaaaaaaaaaaaaattagctgaATATACCACTAAATGTGTATGAGAGAAGGTTCTCTGAACTAACACTGAAGGCATACATTagtgttctctctctttctctatctctcttctcttgtcAATGAAATCACTACTCATTGATGCACTCACAATTAAAGTACACATTTCTGacttatatttataatttcaaaATTCGTGGACTGATTTCCATATTCTCTATACAGGAGGACCCTTGATGCACTCACAGCTAGAAAACACATTTCCGACATATATTTATGATTCCAAAATTCGTGAGCTGACTTTCATAATCACTATACAAAAGGACCCTTGATGCACTCACGGTTAGGGAACACATTTTCGACATATATTTATGATTCCAAAATTCGTGCGCTGACTTTCATAATCCCTATCCAAGAGGACCCAAATTCCGTGGCCACGGATTAGCATTCATTTTGACTTGACGTAGACAAACACTTAAATTTTATTGACATTTTGCATTTTTGCAGGTTTAATTAATCAATGACTTTTTGCACATCCTCATAAAGAAAACGACTTTTTGAACATCTTTGAAACCCAACTTTCATTGGTCAGAAACGGGCCAATCAAGGGATAAAAATCATTCGTTGTTCTCaatctctgtttttccatgttttgctaggtgcagaacACGATACGTGGATAGTTCATCATCAACGATCAAGATCAAGAGGGTTGATTGAAGCTCTACCAAAACCGGGTTGAGGTAAGTGAACCAGACCGAGATATGTATGACCCAACTCAACCCGTtaactcctctcttcttcttattcactctctgttatctctctcattcccatAAAATTTGTTtactcctctcttctttttcaccCTATGTTATCTCATCTCATTCCCTTAAAATCTGTTtactcctctcttctttttcaccCTATGTTATCTCATCTCATTCCCTCTGACACGCTATCTCTCGGTTTGAACATCAACGAAGCCCCCTGCAACCCTTCCtgacttcttcaatctctgTTCTCTCTCCTACGCACTGATATCGctctctttgcttcttctttcgCCGGCAACATAAATCTCTGTGGAACACCATTGAAGCCCTGCAACCCATTTTTCTCATCCAAAAAACTATCCAAAGCAGCAATCATCTCGATTTCAATGGATTCTTTGGGAACAATCTCTTCTCAGGCGAGTTCCCCTCGAGCTTGACTAGATTGACTCGGCTTACACGGTTGGACCTGTCGTTCAATCACTTCACCGGAGAAATACCCTTCTCCGTCAACAATCTTACCCACTTGATTGGGCTTTTCCTGCAGAACAATGGATTCTCTGGGAATCTCCCCAACATTGATCCCTTAGGTTTGATCGATTTCAATGTTTCTTATAACAATCTCAACGGCTCCATTCCTCAAACGCTCTCAATGTTCCCTGCTTCTTCTTTCGCCGGAAACATAAATCTCTGTGGAACACCGTTGAAGCCCTGCAACCCATTTTTCTCATCCAAAAAACTATCAAAAGCAGCAATCATCTCGATTTCTGTCGGGGCAGGCATAATCTTATTAATTTTGCTTCTGATTCTTCATCTTTGCTTGCGGAAGCGGCATCGGAAGCAAGCAGGGAAGCATCCAAATCCGGGGACTCGATCGGTAGTCGCAGAGACGGGAACATCTTCGAAAGACAATGGCCCAGGTGGGTCagcccatggttttaagtatctccgataccgatacgataccctccgatacgtatcttaaatttagccgatcgatacgatacatgaaatttttaaaatcctttcgtatcaatatatatcctacaatacataccgatatgcatcaatacaccaccaatacacatcgatacgatacaatatgcctcgatacgactatgaaaattataaaattgaggtaaaatgtacgcttcggtatgtattgatacgtatcatgagtatcggtatgtatcgatcggtacgtatcggtatatattggcacgtatcggtgagtatcgatatatatatatatatatcggtacgtatcggtgagtatcaatacgtattggTGACtatcggtatataccgatacagtgcgctatggtcatataatggccaagatgggtaattttttagaaaaacacgattttttgaagggtttttgttccaaagttgctgtcaaccatatttctctctaactaaagtggaaatcaaggttgggaacaaagattttacatttatgggacaactacaaaccttgaattcttagtacgataccctcaatttagtatttatgcataatacatgttatcaatagcttttttgaACAAActatttatgcaaaagtgtttaaaaaaatgtttcctatccatttatgtgtgtatctttagcgtatcttagtgtatctctgatacgatacgatactctccgatacgtatcttaattttggccgactgatacggcgaccgataccgatactttaatccttgggtcaGCCGAATCAGAGAGGAACAAGTTGGTATTCTTCAATTGTGGAAACAATAACTTCGATTTGGAAGATCTACTGAGAGCATCAGCAGAGGTGTTAGGGAAAGGAGGCATAGGTACATCATATAAGGTTGTATTGGAGGAAGGAACGACTGTTGTGGTGAAGAGATTGAAAGACGTCGCCGTCTCCAAGAAGGAATTCGAGTTGCAGTTGGAAGCTCTAGGCAAGATCAAGCACAATAATGTGGTACCCTTGAGAGCATTTTACTACTCCAAGGACGAGAAGCTTCTCGTCTGTGATTTCATCCCTAATGGAAGCTTATCTTCCCTTCTTCACGGTACCGAGTCATCCACACTTGTAAACCGGATCACCCAACCttcttaatcttgaccgttggtgatgaactgtccacgtgtcgtgttctgcacctagcaaaacatggaaaaacagagattgagaacaacagacgatttttatccccaATCAAGAGGAAAAGATGGTATCCTTCATATGTCCTTAAAGGGCCCACCAAAAGTAAGCGCGATGACTGTATGTGAAATAGGACCACACAATGGTGCCGTCTGCAGCAACTGCCTCAATCAAATATGGGGATGGTTTGATAACTTACACCTTGCACATGTCAAACCAATTAATGTCACCCTCACCCCTAATTCTATTGTGGTCGATTACTTcatttttcagattttgattAAGTAAAAGTAAGGATGTTAATAGACATTTGATTGGATTCGCTATAAAAATTTTCAGGTAATActaaaatcgaatcatttaataaatgttttcatatattaaaattgaaatcatttataaacagtttcgatttaaacagttttcttatgttttctaattttttgtccaaacaacttctttaccgttaaaatttttagtgaaattgATGTAAATTATAAcattaaattgatttttttattattatatgttttttaatagttttttaatataaacttaatttttttgtatgaaaatatatataaacttaatattgaatgacttaaacttactacaTATATGTTAATCgatttaataatttatttaaacAGTTTAAACTTTAAGACCAATACCAAATCacgatttcaattttaaaaccaaaatcaaaccatttaataaacagtttcaCTGTTTTGTTGTAAACGGTTCAattcgatttcaatttcaaattcagatCCTTGAGTAAGAGTGTTGTCTTCACTAGTAGAGGAAGGACTCCAACAATGGTTATATGACCCTATGATTGCACTTTGTGTTTATCATTAACTCCCACATCCTATTGTTTCTGAACGCAAATACCCTTCCTAGGTTCAATCAAAGGGTTCAGATGTCTATGGTAAGGGGATTCTTCATTCACCATGggtggaagaaaagaaaactcgGTCATTTttatgaatcattttttttttttttacaaacttGGGAACATAGAGATGCACAAACTTTCTTACACAAATGCACAAAATAACAAGAAACACATGATCAAAAAATGGTTTAAGTCACTTGCAATAGATTACAGAATTGCATCATACAAGAGTAAGTTCACATTAAAATCTGGGTTAAGGCAGCTTTTCAATTCTcactaaaagaaaaatgaaaaaggatttaaaatgattattatttttcttcaccTAGCTCTCATACTCCATGCTGGATTCTGCCAGGAGGGAAGGAGGATCATCCAGCCTGGTAAGAACATCGGGTACTCCAGTGGTATCCCTTATTATCTGTAAAACCATACAGCAACCAAAACAAAATGCAGTTAGGACCTGTTAGCTCACCAAAAGAATTTATGTGACCTGGCATCTACTAAGGGCAACAGAATCAGTTCCATCATATATTCCAGTTTTATAAATTACTTTCTGCCAAACACTAAAACAGCTCGAGTCCTAAGCTATACATGTCTATCCTCACAGCTCCTCaaatcattttaggcctacccctagctcttttgagttttgattctTCCAATCTTCCTACTGAAATATTTAAAAAGGCTATTGTTGCACACATCCTATCGCCTCAAATTACTCTCaaaacttatcatgtatcggaacTACTCTTAAATTAGCGTcaatatgttcattccttactcttgtcttttctagttttaccactcattcATCTAAACATCTCATTTCAGCCAGAGtctatgtatttttttcttcactaaCATTCAGACATTATTGCTGAACCACAGAATAATAGTTTCAAATGCTTGACAGTTTTAGTGGAGTATGGTTGATGGATCAACACACCTAATGGATTCTATGGCTCTCACTCCACAGAACCTGGGTTTAGCCATTTTATAGAACCAGCAAACCAGGACTGGATTCAGTCCAGGGCCCATACATAACATCAGCCAAAGTATTTTCCTATTCTAAGGTTGGGAATTAGGCAAGACTTGGCTCATGACACTACAACAGACCAAAGCCAGTCCACCTCTGGCTATGTAACAAGAGTATATCATCAACAGGCTTACACAAATTTATGGGGGCCCGTTCATACATCAGTCCTAGTTTGCAAACCTATTCCAAGGTTGGTAATGGGCCAGATTCATCCTATGACAGACCTAGGTCAGTCCAATACGGTTATAGTTGCTAGCCCATTAACTGAGCTCATTCAGATCTCACCCTTGTACATTAAAACCGCTATATTCACAGAGTATAGCATCAGAATTTTAAGTTGCTGAAACATCATGTGCGTGAGGAATTCAAAGGAGCCGTgatcaaagataaaaatatatccaaaaccatttttttttactggtACAGATATTGGAAAATGAAACTTACAAGTATTTCTTCATCAAGATAAGAAATCATAAACAGTCTCTGAAAAGTCCCACCTGGAGGGAAAAATAGTAAGAATTAGTGCTTACTCATGAATGTTtctaaataagaaaaaacaaaagcattCATCCAGAAATAAACCCTGCCGCACCACCAAGAAAATTTACCTTAAGaatctatatttttttccaGTTCAAGAAATCAACTAAACAGAGTCAACATGTAAATTGGTCCAGTCCCCAAAAGCTTTCGTGATGGAAAATCAACAATTAACAATGACTATACAAAAACAACACTTTCAGAAATCAGAAAGAAACACACATAAAGACAACTACTAGCAACAGAACCTGTAACAAAAGCCATCAGAGAGGAGATTTATATCAGTGTTATCATTGGCAAATCAAGTATTAACAACTAGTTATCTGCAGCTACTCAGAGTGGAAACAAAAAGTAAGAACaaaattatttacttttttttcctctcatctTTGACTTGCTGGCTACAAGGATAAACTGCATATGCAAATACTAAATTCCAGGAAACCCAATGCTTGCTTTCGAGTGTTGAGTTGAAGCATGTACAAATTGTTATTCAACCAAATAACACGAATATTCCCCATCCAAAccccctaccctcacccctccccgagagagagagagagtaaataaaaatcaactaaagtttgaaaatttttgttcataaaatgaCTAGAGAGTGAGCACATATCAATGAAGAGTTAAAAAATTATTCAGATGAGCTAAAGAGAGAACTATCAATTAATGGATAGACTTGGCCTAACTGATGATGGACACCCCTCAAAAGGCATTAATGGATAGActagagagtgagagagagagagagagagagagaagagtagATAAATATCAACTAAatgttgaaattttttgttcataaaatgaTTAGAGAGTGAGCATATATCAACCAAGAgttaaaaaattattcatatGAGCTAAACAGAGAACCATCAATTAATGGATAGACTTGGTCTAGCTGATGATGAAGGACACCCCTCAAAAGGCATTAATGGATAGgcgagagagagggaagagtaGATAAATATCAACTAAaggttgaaaattttttgttcataaaatgaCTAGAGAGTGAGCATATATCAACCAAGAgttaaaaaattattcatatGAGCTAAAAAGAGAACTATCAATGGATAGACTTGGCCTAACTGGTGACGAAGCACACGCATCAAAAGACCCTCAATAATCAATACCTTACCACCCTTGAGGTGCATTTTTTGAAAACATTCGTCTCATAAAACACCCCCAAACAAAGACATCAGCATTCATGCTCAGAAAGGGGAATATAAGGACAGGAAAGATTAGGACATAAAACCAGGCTGAATTTAggggtttttcttttcagaaagGAAGTCTATATTATTTGTCTCAAGCAAGAACCAAGGTTCTAGTTAGACTTAGTGAGTCCACTTCAAATTGAAACTTTTCAGAAACAGTGAacagtccccccccccctctttctgaATGCATAAATGGTCCCATACTACCTATCAGGGAGTACACTACATGACACCACAGAGGGCTACAAGAGGGGGTGCCTTAATGCACTCAGTGAAGACAAAAGAGTTGAACCCATGACCTCCAAGGATTCTTGCAACCTACTAATGGGAGGGACACCAACTAACTGCGTCAGTAGTTGTCGTTCAGTTGTCGTTCTCCATActtataaaaaacaaataattgaataaaatttCACTAAAAATATAAGACGTGCTAAGTAAGAAAAACAACAGTAGCAACAACAAAAACTCAACctaatcccaactaaatggggtcaactacatggatccttactctccaatcagttctattcgaggtcatacctacaacaaggcctaagctatgcatgtttttcctcaccacttctcctaaggtcTTTTTAAGTTTGTTGctggctcttttagttccttcaatccgAATCAAATTATTCCTTCGCACTGGAGCATCCAAAAGCCTCCGtagaacatggccatgccacatCAATGAATCCCTTGTAGACTATCATgtatatgatcattccttagtCCTTACTTTATTCTTCCTAGTTTTTTCACACATTCATCTCAATATCCTCTTCTCGACTACACTAGTTTTATTTATACGACGGTTCTTAACTGCCAACATTCCACactatacatcatagccggtctcTGCTGATCATATAGCAATCCTATAAAATCTTCCTtttagttttaaaggaatacgtcgatcacacaacactttaGACGCACCTTTCCTCTTCATCCATAGTATTTTAATCCTTTGTGTAACATCACCCTCTATTTGTccttctttgtttatgattgaGCCTAGATACCTGAAATAATCACTTTACGGAATCTCcatcttcattctacttatctttaaacttttttattccaaggttgatctccataactccaactagGCGTTAATCCCTGATCTGTCTCATCCAccagaataatatcatcaacaaaaatcatATATTGAGGAACCTCCTCTTGAATGTCTCTGACCATCCATATTAAGTACAAACAAATAAGTGCTTAAATccaatccttgatgtaacccaattgtaattgggaattcactacatTAAAACCCCATTGTTtctacactagtcaccacaccatcatacatatctttaattatatcaaCATATTTACTTATAGTACTTGCCATATTAACTCCCTAGGGACTATGTCATAATATTTTTCTAGGTTAATAAAGACCATACGGAGATCCTTATTCCAATCTCTAAATATTTTCATGAGTCTCCTAATTAAATAGCTTTTGTCGTGGATcttcctggcataaaaccaaattgattcttTGTAATACTAGTTTTTTtgtctcaggtgggtttcaATAACACTCTCCCTCCTCACATAAGTATATGAGAACTAAAACCCTTGCCTTTCACCAACTTGGGAAAATTAAAGCAGAACTTGGAACAAGAATAATCACACTaaacccaaggattaaagtatcggtatcggtcgccgtatcagtcggccaaaattaagatacatattggagggtatcgtatcgtatcggagatatgctaaagatacgcacataaatggagagaaaacacttttttatacactttgcataaaaaaatagttaaagaaagctatatataacatgtattatgcataaacactaaattgagagtatcgcactaagaatcaaAGGTTtataattgtcccataaatgtaaaatccttgttcccaaccttgatttccactttagttagagagaaaaatggtttgcAATAACTTTGggacaaaaacacctcaaaaaattatgtttttctaaaaaatgacccatctttgccattttatgaccgtattggtgcgtatcgatatgtatcaactatcggtgtgtatcagtcgatacataccgatacgcaccgatacataccgaaacgtacatttcacttcgattttgaatttttcatagagtatcgggtacatatcggtgtgtatcgtgttgtattggtggtgtatcggtgcgtatcggtatgtatcgtaggatacatatcgatacaaaagggttttaaaaatttcatgtatcatatcggtcagggccgatacggtacgatacagaccgatactttaaatAAACCAGATTATTGGGCAACAAAAACAGCCCTCAACCTAGAAGTCTAATTCTTCAGAAGCATCTGGCTCTGATGCAAGCAACAAGCAAAACCCTCTCCTTTGGGATAAAATAGGACTGGTTTGTGGTTTGATGTGGATTCCCAAACCTGCATCACCATCTTTTGACTTAAAAACTTCAGCAAATCCAACTTTCCTCACTATCCTAAACTTGACTTACACCAATTTTCAAGTCAGTTCCAGTTTTTCGCACTTTTGGCTTAACTTATAGCTCCAAACACTACAGGGATTCATCATTTAACAGCAAGGAGGCACTGAGGACACATTATTCGAAGTTCAATAGCAATTTAGCATTTAATCACAGGCTCACACCACTCCAACTTGCGCGACAGCAAAGGAAGGTTCTGACCTATCATGAATACTTTATCAAATTTCCATGAATCCTTGGAATAAATGTTCTGCACTTGTATTTGGAAATTTTCATCATTTACGGCTGTTGTTAGACTTATTTTTTGCATGTATGTTATGACTTTTGTGCTAGTAGACCGTCCCAAACCCAAATTCTCTCAATCCTTGGATTTGTATTAGATTTCTCAAACCTGTCCTGCACCACAAgttctcttaatttttttccagGGGAATAAATTTATATTCTTCAAAGAATGAGATTGCAATAAAATAACCAGGGGGGAGCAATAAAACACTTACCGAGAGGAAGACTTAGCCCACTGGACATAACATCCCTAATTGGCATGGGAAGCTGCTGCAGTGTGCTGACTGCTTGGCCAAATACACCTTTTAGCTGTTCTGGTACTGCCTCTTCCCTTACCGTTGGAGTTTCAAAAACTCCTTCAACATACTCAATTTTCATGCGAAGTGGTCCTTCAACAGCTAATTTGGTGGACAGAATGAATTTGCTTTCTATCTGCATGTCAACTAGAAGAACTTCAGAAATGCTAAACGAGCTAGAACCTCAATGACAACTGAAGGTGTTAAACacaaatagaaattgaaaaattTTAGCTTTTTTCCAACTTTTCACTGGTCCTTTTATCCCATACATTCTTAAGACCATTATAACACACACCCCAAATGCCTCAGACTTCCAAATTCAGTGGCTGGACCTGGTGAACCAACAAGGAACTTGCACTTATTCTATGAAACTTAAACTGAACAACTTACAGAATTTTCCTTTCATTTCCACACTATTAAAAGGAATGGTAAGAAAACTTCAAGCTAATCTTATCGTTGACTTTAGAGTTCATAATCAATAGTAAAGTCAGATATATTTAATTCTGTTTGTCCTGTTTGCTGCAACAGGCTTGTATGTATATAAGTGGCCaccctttttatatttttttcttgaaagcAGCTCATATCTGTTTTAACTATGCTATTTCTTGATTATCAATGCTAATGAAAACTATTGCTCTTGCTTGAATTAGATTTTATATCTACCAAGTAAGTTGAATACACCATGCTAGGATTTTAGTACATGAATTTGATTGCCTAAGCCAAACAGCAGGCATGATATTCATTATTATACTTTTTAACTGTCAGAACAGTGGCTTCATAAACTCCAAAGAGTTTGAATTTCCCAACAAACTACAGGCAAACTGGGATAAAGAACTACATGAGACTGTCTAACAAAAGAACTCCATGATACTGCCTCCAGCTCTACctttgggcctgaattttttcATCCAAATCTCAACTGAtaaagcaaaaaacaaaaacttggACCAGAAGTAGTTTGAACATCCCTATGAGACAATAAAGAGACCaaacttaaataaaattaaggtaCATTTAATAACTAACACCTCATAATGCGCTTGTAAAAAAGAAATACAGATGTGATCTACAAAACAATAATATACAAACTTCATCAAGATGATAGTACTCTGCCACTTTCACTGTTTCACATGTACATTTCAAGGATTAAAATATAAACATGAATATCCCAAGGGATTTACCGTGTTTAAAAGCTTAATATTTGCAGTAGTCTTTGCATATCCTTCCTTAATCACCACATCCAACCCTAATAAGTTTGCCAAAGCTGAGGGAAATATCCTAAGAAGAAACCAAGATCACACCAAGACAATTAGCGTCTGATGGATGAAACCAAATCAATGCTAACATCCACAATTAATTGCCATCACATTCAAAAATGAGATCAATCATGTTCACAAAAAATTCATAGTGGAACATTCAAAACAACACTCACTCCAAAACAGATCTTGCAGCCAATGAACCCGGGCTACCATTTCCCAGCCACTCAAAATTCCATCGCCCTTCGAAAAAGGGTGACCTATAGATGGATAAATAACCAAGTCATTGTAAAACATGTAATCAATTTTCAGGAAAGCGGCAAGAAAGTGGTTTCCTCAACTATAGTAAGTCAAACGCAACCTACGTTGTAGGTCGAGATGTGGGATTAAGCCTCTCAAGACCAGTGATTCTCTCATTCACATCAATTCGCTGCATATCTGTTGTTTTTCCAGTAACCAGTGCTTCAAGGCCTCCAGAATCCTTAAGCTGAAATGGTGGTTTCACAAAAACTATAAACGAAATTAACAGAAAGAAGAACATTGAGCTTGAGCACCACTTATTACTGAGCTAAATTGATTCTTCAAGGAATAAGAAAAGAGCCCAATGAAATTACGGACACACAGTAAGCGTCTAAATTGCACAATCACATGGGTTGGAAGCGCCACCTAATAATTCAACTCCTAACAAAGGATCTATTTGTTTCCAACGAATTTAATGCGAATTTTCAATGGAAgtagaaagagaggagaagaagaagaagaagaagaagatgaagaaggattCAAAGCAAGCACACACAAACAGAAGTGCTTACAGCCAGAAGTAGAGATTCCTTGGCAGAAAGCCTCTCCATTGCTTTGGCATAAGCCGCCGAAGCTCCCTGTACTGTCTGTTCAACCATAGCTCTGCAACCTCCAAAATTCGACCTCCGACCACCGCTCTGAGGGAACCCAATTCCGCCATTTTCTGACCACCGAAGCACAGAAACGGCACAAGAAGAAAACGATGAATTAGATGAATGAAATGCCGAACGATATCCTACAAAAGCAGGAAGGGATTCGAGCCCAACAGCCATGGAAGCGAAATCTAAAGTAATTCAGAGAAAGCCGAAACGAATATAAAACTCAATAAAAAACCACACTAATCCGTATCTCATAATTTAAAGCTTCTTAAATTCGTAATTAACCCTAATTTTCCGGCCTTGACTCTGGATTTCCGCACGAATGTGGTTTGGTGTGTAATCAACTCGTGTTCATGTGAAATGCGGAAGAGAGAGGGCAAAAGTGAAGGTTGTCTTAACGAGGGGCATTTTCGTCAGATAAAGTAGGTAGATGAATAATCAACGAAGATCGCTGTTGACTTGTAGCGGGAACAATTAACTTTTAATTTATAAACAGTTTGGAAGACtaagggccgtttgataacgtttctgcaagaaacggtagaaacataaattttcgtttctagaaacagaaacggaattgaatgtgtttgataagtcatgtttttaaaagtcgatggtaaccagtgaaagaattaccacaagtcgtttccagaaccAAGTGgatcgtttcttgaatcataaataagtaaaaatttctatttctatttctaaaaataaataaaacggaacagatttatcaaacgctttttgctccgtttctgctgtttctgaaaacaaaaacggtagaaacgcgtttcttgaaacgttatcaaatgggccctaaatTATCCATGCATTTGCCTCAAATTCCCAATggaacttcttctttttttttttaattatttaccaGTCTTACTGATATTtggaaaagggagagggataggtatgccgccgatttCAAGTATTTTAGCGGATAGctccaataggaacacatgatggagtatcattcaagaaggatatgtgggtcatttcagaaaaagggaagagagacatagacacaatgggtgctagcatacttgatatcgacggcatacccaaccttttccctttggaaaaatattgttgtaaTTAAAG is part of the Macadamia integrifolia cultivar HAES 741 chromosome 9, SCU_Mint_v3, whole genome shotgun sequence genome and encodes:
- the LOC122089484 gene encoding probable inactive receptor kinase At2g26730, whose translation is MAVSWTRRESDASTVVVAAVGGSAPTAALSNLELRRQTLDFEQISRDVLSDGEFPSSLTRLTRLTRLDLSFNHFTGEIPFSVNNLTHLIGLFLQNNGFSGNLPNIDPLGLIDFNVSYNNLNGSIPQTLSMFPASSFAGNINLCGTPLKPCNPFFSSKKLSKAAIISISVGAGIILLILLLILHLCLRKRHRKQAGKHPNPGTRSVVAETGTSSKDNGPDLLRASAEVLGKGGIGTSYKVVLEEGTTVVVKRLKDVAVSKKEFELQLEALGKIKHNNVVPLRAFYYSKDEKLLVCDFIPNGSLSSLLHGTESSTLVNRITQPS
- the LOC122087969 gene encoding probable plastid-lipid-associated protein 13, chloroplastic isoform X1, yielding MAVGLESLPAFVGYRSAFHSSNSSFSSCAVSVLRWSENGGIGFPQSGGRRSNFGGCRAMVEQTVQGASAAYAKAMERLSAKESLLLALKDSGGLEALVTGKTTDMQRIDVNERITGLERLNPTSRPTTSPFFEGRWNFEWLGNGSPGSLAARSVLEIFPSALANLLGLDVVIKEGYAKTTANIKLLNTIESKFILSTKLAVEGPLRMKIEYVEGVFETPTVREEAVPEQLKGVFGQAVSTLQQLPMPIRDVMSSGLSLPLGGTFQRLFMISYLDEEILIIRDTTGVPDVLTRLDDPPSLLAESSMEYES
- the LOC122087969 gene encoding probable plastid-lipid-associated protein 13, chloroplastic isoform X2, whose amino-acid sequence is MQRIDVNERITGLERLNPTSRPTTSPFFEGRWNFEWLGNGSPGSLAARSVLEIFPSALANLLGLDVVIKEGYAKTTANIKLLNTIESKFILSTKLAVEGPLRMKIEYVEGVFETPTVREEAVPEQLKGVFGQAVSTLQQLPMPIRDVMSSGLSLPLGGTFQRLFMISYLDEEILIIRDTTGVPDVLTRLDDPPSLLAESSMEYES